The following proteins are encoded in a genomic region of Bradyrhizobium sp. SK17:
- the arfB gene encoding alternative ribosome rescue aminoacyl-tRNA hydrolase ArfB, with amino-acid sequence MLRVSRDLTIDENDIEIVFVRASGPGGQNVNKVSTAAQLRFDTTKIALPADAAQRLARLAGSRMTKDGVIVIQAFRFRTQERNRADAIERLLEMLKEAMVRPTPRRPTKPTLGSKQRRLEGKKRRSDIKAGRGTRRFDD; translated from the coding sequence ATGCTGCGGGTGTCCCGCGACCTTACGATCGACGAGAACGACATTGAGATTGTGTTTGTCCGCGCCTCCGGTCCGGGCGGACAGAACGTCAACAAGGTCTCGACCGCGGCACAGCTCCGCTTCGACACGACGAAGATCGCGCTGCCGGCGGACGCGGCGCAACGGCTGGCGCGGCTGGCCGGCAGCCGCATGACCAAGGACGGCGTGATAGTGATCCAGGCGTTCCGGTTCCGCACCCAGGAACGCAACCGGGCCGATGCGATCGAGCGACTGCTCGAGATGTTGAAGGAAGCGATGGTGCGGCCGACGCCGCGACGGCCGACCAAGCCGACGCTCGGCTCCAAGCAGCGCCGGCTCGAGGGCAAGAAACGCCGCAGCGACATCAAGGCCGGTCGCGGCACACGGCGTTTCGACGATTGA
- a CDS encoding cytochrome c family protein, whose protein sequence is MPLPAAKPPDGPTLFKQQCATCHTNNASDPVRQGPSLFKVVGRHAGKADGFKYSAGFAKADFVWDDAHLDAWLTNPQELIPGAVMAYRQAKPETRAMIIAYLKELN, encoded by the coding sequence ATGCCCTTGCCAGCCGCCAAGCCGCCTGACGGCCCGACGCTGTTCAAGCAGCAATGCGCGACCTGCCACACCAACAACGCATCCGATCCCGTGCGACAGGGACCGTCGCTGTTCAAGGTGGTCGGTCGCCATGCCGGCAAGGCCGACGGTTTCAAATATTCCGCAGGCTTCGCCAAGGCCGATTTCGTCTGGGACGACGCTCACCTCGATGCCTGGCTGACCAATCCGCAAGAGCTGATCCCCGGCGCCGTGATGGCCTATCGGCAGGCCAAGCCGGAGACCCGCGCCATGATCATCGCCTATCTGAAGGAGCTGAACTGA
- a CDS encoding VOC family protein, translating into MAKPVHSMIRVFDEAKALDFYHRAFGLEIADNLRFADFALIYLRHPSSPFEVELTVNFDRKEPYALGDGYGHLAVVVDDVDAEHARFEQEKLSPGPLRDFKHDGKTLARFFFVADPDGYKIEVIQRGGRFG; encoded by the coding sequence ATGGCGAAACCCGTGCATTCGATGATCCGCGTGTTCGACGAGGCCAAGGCGCTCGACTTCTATCACCGCGCCTTCGGGCTGGAGATCGCCGACAATCTGCGCTTTGCCGATTTCGCGCTGATCTATCTGCGCCATCCGTCGTCGCCGTTCGAGGTCGAGCTCACGGTGAATTTCGACCGCAAGGAGCCCTACGCGCTCGGCGACGGCTACGGCCATCTCGCCGTCGTCGTCGATGACGTCGATGCCGAGCACGCGCGCTTCGAGCAGGAGAAGCTGTCGCCGGGGCCGCTGCGTGACTTCAAGCATGACGGCAAGACGCTGGCGCGCTTCTTCTTCGTCGCAGATCCCGACGGCTACAAGATCGAGGTGATCCAGCGCGGCGGGCGCTTCGGCTAA
- a CDS encoding Twin-arginine translocation pathway signal, which yields MREIDRRSRYDRRVFLKGAAATAPAVAIATSTGLGITDAWADEAGTLTPATMKTLLKMARDIYPHDFLGDSYYITAVKPWDDKAAKDPAVKSLINDGVARLDQEANDRHKMPYAQVAWENDRVALLQRIEESAFFQKIRGDLVVSLYNNKEVWPRFGYEGSSAEHGGYIKRGFADIDWLPKA from the coding sequence ATGAGAGAAATCGATCGACGCAGCAGATATGACCGGCGCGTGTTTCTCAAAGGCGCGGCGGCCACCGCACCGGCGGTCGCGATCGCGACATCGACCGGGCTCGGCATCACCGATGCGTGGGCCGACGAAGCCGGCACGCTGACGCCGGCGACCATGAAGACGCTGTTGAAGATGGCGCGCGACATCTATCCGCACGATTTCCTCGGCGACAGTTACTACATCACGGCGGTCAAGCCGTGGGACGACAAGGCCGCCAAGGACCCGGCGGTCAAGTCGCTGATCAATGACGGCGTCGCGCGGCTCGATCAGGAGGCCAACGACCGCCACAAGATGCCCTACGCGCAGGTCGCCTGGGAGAACGATCGCGTCGCGCTGCTGCAACGGATCGAGGAGAGCGCGTTCTTCCAGAAGATCCGCGGCGACCTCGTCGTCTCGCTCTACAATAACAAGGAGGTATGGCCGCGGTTCGGCTACGAGGGCTCCTCCGCCGAGCATGGCGGCTACATCAAGCGCGGCTTCGCCGATATCGACTGGCTGCCCAAGGCCTGA